A window from Littorina saxatilis isolate snail1 linkage group LG9, US_GU_Lsax_2.0, whole genome shotgun sequence encodes these proteins:
- the LOC138976397 gene encoding uncharacterized protein isoform X2 produces the protein MASGSDENTADTCVVCLETYHDPKFLPCHHTFCAKCITDLAKRHTRGRFPCPSCRKPTSLPDGGVTALQANFYLKKQSEKKQKKKKQPDKNKEMCKLHSEKELEFYCVMCQEAICINCKMTKHEQHQTEDLHTAIQQKREEILTENARLQKKEEDLRERLKITRAEQKAVLAKKASVEKNIRDRHAVVMAAADKFRDKALDSLRSVSTDIDSGIVKVLNQQENDLKKLLRIKRQVERAWNYGRASDVMSVVQELKTGRGSKQALAKLTSQELTTVYCPVLDFKVTGDIMLQTTHDFMGTVIKMEVEVAEPEVRVVKRFPCGQEADIEVFSLCHVDSNQPGVCVSYERRGLKGDALGTKFSEDGEYIRGSDLVGKVSRRRYAKGKLMSKSTQVGSFSSHNKSRTTAHFRLSNNLSGKADVVNVKVTSSNPLTVEKETEFSINVGAHRAFDVDETGQFFVVVEEPTFPEMWRKVKLYQRPGGDPVSTYTPPAHLSCFQPSDVCFYKLNGEQVLLVTDELNDCIHVVYFQSGQRSKVHFLAQGCPWLIQPTAITVDVFARLWLACRGGTILCMEPFDM, from the coding sequence ATGGCTTCCGGTAGTGATGAAAATACTGCGGACACCTGTGTGGTGTGTTTGGAAACGTATCACGATCCCAAATTTCTACCCTGCCATCACACGTTCTGTGCCAAGTGCATCACGGATCTTGCGAAGCGTCACACGAGGGGACGTTTCCCATGTCCCTCCTGTCGCAAGCCCACCTCTCTGCCTGACGGGGGAGTTACCGCCCTGCAGGCCAATTTTTACCTCAAGAAacagtcagaaaaaaaacaaaagaaaaaaaaacagccAGATAAAAATAAGGAGATGTGCAAACTCCACTCTGAGAAAGAGCTGGAGTTTTACTGTGTCATGTGCCAAGAGGCCATCTGTATTAACTGTAAGATGACCAAACACGAGCAGCACCAGACAGAAGACCTTCACACAGCCATCCAACAGAAACGGGAAGAAATACTTACTGAAAATGCTCGTCTGCAGAAAAAAGAGGAAGACCTAAGGGAAAGACTGAAGATAACGAGAGCAGAGCAGAAGGCCGTGCTGGCCAAGAAGGCGTCAGTGGAGAAAAACATACGTGACCGACACGCCGTCGTGATGGCCGCTGCCGACAAGTTCAGAGATAAGGCCCTGGACTCGCTTCGTTCTGTCAGCACAGACATTGACAGCGGTATTGTCAAGGTCCTAAACCAGCAAGAAAACGACCTGAAAAAACTCTTGAGAATTAAGCGACAAGTTGAACGGGCCTGGAATTACGGAAGAGCGAGTGATGTCATGTCTGTTGTCCAAGAGTTGAAGACAGGACGCGGCAGTAAGCAAGCGTTGGCCAAACTGACGTCACAGGAGTTGACAACCGTCTATTGTCCCGTTCtcgatttcaaggtcacgggtGATATCATGCTGCAGACGACACATGACTTTATGGGCACAGTGATTAAGATGGAAGTGGAGGTTGCAGAGCCTGAAGTGAGGGTGGTGAAGCGGTTCCCGTGTGGGCAGGAGGCTGACATTGAGGTCTTTTCTCTCTGTCATGTTGATAGTAACcagccaggtgtgtgtgtgtcgtatgAGCGGCGCGGGCTGAAGGGAGACGCTCTGGGGACAAAATTTAGCGAGGATGGGGAGTACATACGAGGAAGTGACCTTGTCGGTAAAGTGTCTCGCAGAAGGTATGCCAAAGGAAAACTAATGTCTAAAAGCACTCAAGTCGGCAGTTTTAGCTCACACAACAAATCACGGACGACTGCACACTTCCGACTGAGCAACAACTTGTCCGGTAAGGCAGACGTCGTCAATGTCAAAGTGACATCGTCAAATCCATTAACGGTAGAAAAGGAAACCGAATTCTCCATCAACGTGGGAGCTCATCGTGCATTCGACGTGGACGAGACAGGACAGTTCTTCGTCGTAGTGGAGGAGCCTACGTTCCCTGAAATGTGGCGCAAAGTGAAGCTGTACCAGAGACCGGGAGGAGATCCTGTCAGCACCTACACACCTCCTGCACATCTCTCTTGCTTCCAGCCGTCCGACGTGTGTTTCTACAAATTAAACGGTGAACAAGTTCTTCTGGTGACGGATGAGCTGAACGACTGTATCCATGTTGTGTACTTTCAATCTGGTCAACGATCAAAAGTACATTTCCTTGCCCAGGGCTGTCCCTGGCTGATCCAACCCACCGCCATCACTGTGGATGTCTTCGCTCGCCTGTGGCTGGCCTGCAGGGGTGGTACCATCCTCTGTATGGAGCCCTTCGATATGTGA